One genomic region from Streptomyces venezuelae encodes:
- a CDS encoding ATP-binding protein, with protein sequence MADESPLIRSLRTAVAAAPGDVPLRLHFAELLLSEGRNEEAVAEAAVALQHAPGDAAARALMMRAMGVPPVSAPAPEPGPAPVQPPVAEKPVVEKPVAEKPVAERPETPAPADPALAFDWDAAEQQVQDLVGPRFLEDPQAEGGEGAAGDAAAWDVDAPGAVRLADVGGMEEVKERLEAAFLAPMRNPELRRLYGKSLRGGLLLYGPPGCGKTFIARAVAGELGANFLTVSLSDVLDMWIGASEKNIHDIFETARRQAPCVVFLDELDALGAKRSRTHHSGLRNVVNQLLTELDGIASGAGNEGVFVLAATNVPWDVDIALRRPGRLDRTLLVLPPDAAAREAILRYHLRERPIEAVDLGKLVNVTEDFSGADLAHLCESAAEAALLDSARTGSVRLITTKDLLGAAKQIKPSTEPWFAVARNVAMFANEGGLYDDLLAYLKRKRKL encoded by the coding sequence ATGGCCGACGAGTCCCCTCTGATCCGCAGTCTGCGCACCGCCGTTGCCGCCGCGCCCGGTGACGTGCCCCTGCGCCTCCACTTCGCCGAGCTGCTCCTTTCCGAGGGACGCAACGAGGAGGCCGTCGCGGAGGCGGCCGTCGCCCTCCAGCACGCGCCCGGGGACGCGGCCGCCCGCGCGCTGATGATGCGGGCCATGGGCGTGCCCCCGGTGTCGGCTCCGGCGCCGGAGCCGGGCCCCGCGCCGGTGCAGCCGCCCGTGGCCGAGAAGCCTGTGGTCGAGAAGCCCGTGGCCGAGAAGCCTGTGGCCGAAAGGCCCGAGACCCCCGCCCCGGCCGACCCCGCCCTCGCCTTCGACTGGGACGCCGCCGAGCAGCAGGTCCAGGACCTCGTCGGCCCCCGCTTCCTCGAGGATCCGCAGGCCGAGGGCGGCGAGGGTGCCGCCGGGGACGCCGCCGCCTGGGACGTGGACGCCCCCGGTGCCGTACGCCTCGCCGACGTCGGCGGCATGGAGGAGGTCAAGGAGCGCCTGGAGGCCGCCTTCCTCGCCCCCATGCGCAATCCCGAACTGCGCAGGCTGTACGGCAAGTCGCTGCGCGGCGGCCTGCTCCTGTACGGGCCGCCCGGCTGCGGCAAGACCTTCATCGCCCGGGCCGTCGCGGGCGAGCTCGGCGCGAACTTCCTCACCGTCTCGCTCTCCGACGTCCTCGACATGTGGATCGGGGCCTCCGAGAAGAACATCCACGACATCTTCGAGACGGCCCGCCGCCAGGCCCCCTGCGTCGTCTTCCTCGACGAGCTGGACGCCCTCGGCGCCAAGCGTTCCCGTACGCACCACAGCGGCCTGCGCAATGTCGTCAACCAGCTCCTCACCGAGCTCGACGGCATCGCGAGCGGCGCCGGCAACGAAGGCGTCTTCGTGCTCGCCGCCACCAACGTGCCCTGGGACGTGGACATCGCGCTGCGCCGCCCCGGCCGTCTCGACCGCACGCTCCTCGTGCTGCCGCCCGACGCCGCCGCCCGGGAGGCGATCCTCCGCTACCACCTGCGCGAGCGCCCCATCGAGGCCGTCGACCTCGGCAAGCTCGTCAACGTCACCGAGGACTTCTCCGGCGCCGACCTCGCCCACCTCTGCGAGTCCGCCGCCGAGGCCGCGCTCCTCGACTCCGCCCGCACCGGCTCCGTACGCCTGATCACCACCAAGGACCTCCTCGGCGCGGCCAAGCAGATCAAGCCGTCCACGGAGCCGTGGTTCGCCGTCGCGCGGAACGTCGCCATGTTCGCCAACGAGGGCGGACTGTACGACGACCTCCTCGCCTACCTGAAGCGGAAGCGCAAGCTGTGA
- a CDS encoding tetratricopeptide repeat protein, protein MTTPTALLRAEALYDTGRYEQAGALVAQHLATDPEDADALVLLARCHHRAGDAPAALAAVEEALRARPELLMGWLMRVQILLALKRFPEAEASGRRAVELAPQYWGSHYALGTALAEHAEHARSRGRAVEAYEAARAAVALGPEEDAAHFLVGLTAQRRGDHATAQRAYETALRLNPQSSEAHNNLSLLRLRRRWFRRGAWTQAAEGFVASAALDLDDRKARYNLEAMAWNTAAGARWVALLGFIASAVAIAWIPVGAGWADAAVPLLLGGAVLVGAWAGWAVWMGRRVPPRLRRPLLLVARNCRPVLFMAGAVGLLGLYSLAELALWSFDSGVVSGLGTPLFWGVIITYWVSRSALNRRAPKD, encoded by the coding sequence GTGACCACTCCGACCGCGCTCCTGCGCGCCGAGGCGCTGTACGACACCGGCCGGTACGAGCAGGCCGGGGCGCTCGTCGCCCAGCATCTGGCGACCGATCCGGAGGATGCCGACGCCCTCGTCCTGCTCGCCCGCTGCCACCACCGGGCCGGCGACGCCCCGGCCGCCCTGGCCGCCGTGGAGGAGGCGCTGCGCGCCCGGCCCGAGCTGCTCATGGGCTGGCTGATGCGCGTCCAGATCCTGCTGGCCCTGAAGCGGTTCCCGGAGGCCGAGGCGAGCGGCCGGCGCGCCGTCGAGCTCGCCCCGCAGTACTGGGGCAGCCACTACGCGCTCGGCACGGCCCTCGCCGAGCACGCCGAGCACGCCCGCTCCCGGGGCCGCGCGGTCGAGGCCTACGAGGCGGCGCGGGCGGCCGTCGCCCTCGGCCCCGAGGAGGACGCGGCGCACTTCCTGGTGGGCCTGACCGCCCAGCGCCGGGGCGACCACGCCACCGCGCAGCGGGCGTACGAGACGGCTCTGCGGCTCAACCCGCAGAGCAGCGAGGCCCACAACAACCTCTCGCTGCTGCGGCTGCGCCGCCGCTGGTTCCGGCGCGGGGCCTGGACGCAGGCCGCCGAGGGCTTCGTGGCCTCCGCCGCGCTCGACCTCGACGACCGCAAGGCCCGCTACAACCTGGAGGCCATGGCCTGGAACACCGCGGCCGGGGCCCGCTGGGTGGCCCTCCTCGGCTTCATCGCCTCCGCCGTCGCCATCGCCTGGATCCCCGTCGGCGCGGGCTGGGCCGACGCGGCCGTCCCGCTCCTGCTCGGCGGGGCCGTGCTCGTCGGGGCCTGGGCCGGGTGGGCGGTGTGGATGGGCCGCCGGGTGCCGCCGCGGCTGCGCCGTCCCCTGCTGCTCGTGGCGCGCAACTGCCGGCCCGTGCTGTTCATGGCCGGGGCCGTCGGACTCCTCGGGCTCTACTCGCTCGCCGAGCTCGCGCTGTGGTCCTTCGACTCGGGGGTGGTGAGCGGCTTGGGCACACCCCTCTTCTGGGGTGTGATCATCACGTACTGGGTGAGCCGCTCGGCCCTGAACCGCCGCGCGCCGAAGGACTGA
- a CDS encoding histidine triad nucleotide-binding protein produces MAGEPQSDCLFCKIVAGEVPATIVRETETTVAFRDINPQAPTHVLVIPRLHYPDAASLAAAAPTVAADILREAGEVAAQEKVDGHGFRIVFNTGAGAGQTVFHAHAHVLGGRGLNWPPG; encoded by the coding sequence ATGGCCGGAGAGCCGCAGAGCGACTGCCTGTTCTGCAAGATCGTGGCAGGGGAGGTGCCGGCGACGATCGTGCGCGAGACCGAGACGACCGTCGCCTTCCGCGACATCAACCCGCAGGCGCCGACGCACGTCCTGGTCATCCCGCGCCTCCACTACCCGGACGCCGCGTCCCTGGCCGCCGCCGCGCCGACCGTCGCCGCCGACATACTGCGTGAGGCCGGAGAGGTCGCCGCGCAGGAGAAGGTCGACGGCCACGGCTTCCGGATCGTCTTCAACACCGGCGCCGGCGCGGGCCAGACCGTCTTCCACGCCCACGCGCACGTGCTGGGCGGCCGCGGCCTCAACTGGCCTCCCGGCTAA
- a CDS encoding ribonuclease Z, giving the protein MSVRELVVLGTASQVPTRHRNHNGYLLRWDGQGILFDPGEGTQRQMLRAGVAAHDLDRICVTHFHGDHSLGLAGVIQRINLDQVPHPVTAHYPASGQHFFERLRYATAYRETVKLTESPVAADGPLAVTEAYTLDARRLSHPVESYGYRVTEPDGRRILPEKLAAHGIKGPDVGRIQREGSLNGVSLAEVSEVRRGQRFAFVMDTRLCDGVHALAEGADLLVIESTFLDEDVRLATDHGHLTAGQAAAVARDAGVRHLVLTHFSQRYSDPAEFERQARAAGFDGELSIAQDLMRVPVPKR; this is encoded by the coding sequence GTGTCCGTACGCGAACTGGTCGTCCTCGGGACCGCGAGCCAGGTCCCGACCCGGCACCGCAACCACAACGGCTACCTGCTGCGCTGGGACGGCCAGGGCATCCTCTTCGACCCGGGCGAGGGCACCCAGCGCCAGATGCTGCGGGCCGGGGTCGCCGCGCACGACCTCGACCGGATCTGCGTCACGCACTTCCACGGCGACCACTCGCTCGGCCTGGCCGGGGTGATCCAGCGGATCAACCTCGACCAGGTGCCGCACCCGGTCACCGCCCACTACCCGGCGAGCGGGCAGCACTTCTTCGAGCGGCTGCGGTACGCCACGGCCTACCGCGAGACGGTGAAGCTGACCGAGTCGCCGGTCGCCGCCGACGGGCCGCTCGCGGTCACCGAGGCCTATACCCTCGACGCGCGCAGGCTCTCGCACCCCGTCGAGTCGTACGGCTACCGGGTCACCGAGCCCGACGGGCGCCGGATCCTGCCCGAGAAGCTCGCCGCGCACGGCATCAAGGGCCCCGACGTGGGCCGGATCCAGCGGGAGGGCAGCCTGAACGGCGTCTCCCTCGCCGAGGTCAGCGAGGTGCGGCGCGGGCAGCGCTTCGCCTTCGTCATGGACACCCGCCTCTGCGACGGGGTGCACGCGCTCGCCGAGGGCGCCGACCTGCTCGTCATCGAGTCGACCTTCCTCGACGAGGACGTCCGGCTGGCCACGGACCACGGCCATCTGACGGCCGGACAGGCCGCGGCCGTCGCGCGGGACGCGGGCGTACGGCACCTCGTCCTGACCCACTTCTCCCAGCGCTACAGCGACCCGGCCGAGTTCGAGCGGCAGGCGCGTGCGGCCGGGTTCGACGGCGAACTGAGTATTGCCCAGGACCTCATGAGGGTCCCCGTACCGAAGAGATAG
- a CDS encoding adenosine deaminase — protein sequence MGLPKAELHLHIEGTLEPELAFALAERNGVTLPYADTTALREAYEFSDLQSFLDLYYGLMAVLRTAEDFTELAEAYLERAAAQGVRHAEIFFDPQAHTARGVPVGTVIDGLGTALDRSEERYGISTRLILCFLRDESAESALATLEAAKPYLHRITGVGLDSAEVGHPPAKFREVYEEAARLGLRRVAHAGEEGPAAYVREALDVLGVERIDHGLRCMEDPELVGRLARERVPLTLCPLSNVRLRVIGTLADHPLRAMMEAGLLVTVNSDDPAYFGGYAGDNFDAVEAALALEPEQLRALARNSFEASFLEDDEPRRARYLAEVEAYDFGA from the coding sequence GTGGGCCTCCCCAAGGCCGAGCTCCACCTCCACATCGAAGGCACCCTCGAACCCGAGCTGGCCTTCGCGCTCGCCGAGCGCAACGGCGTGACCCTGCCGTACGCGGACACCACCGCGCTGCGCGAGGCGTACGAGTTCAGCGACCTCCAGTCCTTCCTGGACCTCTACTACGGCCTGATGGCCGTCCTGCGCACCGCCGAGGACTTCACCGAGCTCGCCGAGGCCTATCTGGAGCGGGCCGCGGCCCAGGGCGTCCGGCACGCCGAGATCTTCTTCGACCCGCAGGCGCACACCGCCCGCGGCGTCCCGGTCGGCACCGTGATCGACGGCCTCGGGACCGCCCTCGACCGGTCGGAGGAGCGGTACGGGATCTCGACCCGGCTCATCCTGTGCTTCCTGCGCGACGAGTCCGCCGAGTCGGCCCTGGCCACCCTGGAGGCCGCGAAGCCGTACCTGCACCGGATCACCGGCGTCGGCCTGGACTCGGCGGAGGTCGGCCACCCGCCCGCGAAGTTCCGCGAGGTGTACGAGGAGGCCGCCCGGCTCGGGCTGCGCCGCGTCGCCCACGCCGGCGAGGAGGGCCCCGCGGCGTACGTCCGGGAGGCCCTCGACGTCCTCGGTGTGGAGCGGATCGACCACGGTCTGCGCTGCATGGAGGACCCGGAGCTGGTCGGCCGGCTGGCCCGCGAGCGGGTGCCGCTGACGCTCTGCCCCCTGTCGAACGTCCGGCTCCGCGTCATCGGCACCCTCGCCGACCACCCGCTCCGCGCGATGATGGAGGCGGGCCTGCTGGTGACGGTGAACTCCGACGACCCGGCCTACTTCGGCGGCTACGCGGGCGACAACTTCGACGCGGTGGAGGCCGCCCTGGCCCTGGAGCCGGAGCAGCTCCGCGCCCTCGCCCGCAACTCCTTCGAGGCCTCCTTCCTGGAGGACGACGAGCCCCGCAGGGCCCGGTACCTCGCGGAGGTCGAGGCCTACGACTTCGGGGCCTAG
- a CDS encoding class I SAM-dependent methyltransferase: MNVQDQYDEIGEAFEGFKSLPLMRYGEVPSFLGMVGDVTGKSVLDLACGTGFYSREFKRRGATDVFGVDISVEMIAAAQEIDRRDPLGVVYEVGDVAELRQLDRRYDIALGVQCLNYAGDIAETERMCAAIHRNLVPGGEFFLLVQTPDYRYDGPPLDKYGFRIEATGEEIETGTRGRLTALLDPQPITIITTCPRREVYERSLEAAGFSALEWVPLSVSEAGVRAYGEEFWADMRSNPPLEMLRCRA, encoded by the coding sequence ATGAACGTGCAGGATCAGTACGACGAGATCGGCGAGGCCTTCGAGGGCTTCAAGTCCCTGCCGCTGATGCGTTACGGGGAGGTGCCCAGCTTCCTGGGCATGGTCGGGGACGTGACCGGCAAGTCGGTCCTCGACCTGGCGTGCGGCACCGGTTTCTACAGCAGGGAGTTCAAGCGGCGCGGCGCGACCGACGTCTTCGGCGTCGACATCTCCGTCGAGATGATCGCCGCCGCGCAGGAGATCGACCGGCGTGACCCGCTGGGCGTGGTCTACGAGGTCGGCGACGTGGCCGAGCTGCGGCAGCTCGACCGGCGCTACGACATCGCGCTGGGCGTGCAGTGTCTCAACTACGCCGGGGACATCGCGGAGACGGAGCGGATGTGCGCCGCCATCCACCGGAACCTGGTGCCGGGCGGGGAGTTCTTCCTGCTCGTCCAGACGCCCGACTACCGGTACGACGGTCCGCCCCTGGACAAGTACGGGTTCCGCATCGAGGCGACCGGCGAGGAGATCGAGACGGGCACCCGAGGGCGGCTCACCGCCCTCCTCGACCCGCAGCCGATCACCATCATCACCACGTGTCCACGCCGCGAGGTCTACGAGCGGTCCCTCGAGGCGGCCGGGTTCAGTGCGCTGGAATGGGTCCCGCTGTCGGTGTCCGAGGCCGGCGTCCGCGCGTACGGCGAGGAGTTCTGGGCGGACATGCGCTCCAACCCGCCGCTGGAAATGCTGCGCTGCCGCGCCTGA
- a CDS encoding MFS transporter: protein MSSRPRGSGALVALVALFTAGYLAPYLLPTVVGRLASGLGIGPSQAGLVGSVLLLGSSTAGFALAARGERIGPRTAARAGLLAMAIGYGSAAATHAVPLVVAGAVLGGLGSGTATAVAAAGIAGQRDPHRASSLGLLTVSATAGALYLTLPHLSAGHAPPLLAIACAAALVWPLTGRLPGAARAVREAATAAGPLPYRRAGAVLAGGILCWSLAQNALWGVSGRIGLTQAGLSEVTVGAVFAAALGAGLAGVTAAGALGSRLGRAVPIGAGTAVIAGCVLLSSAAGSLASFATGEILWNAVYPVVLSYLLGLAASLDPRGRWAVLVGSASSLGVACGPVVGSVLSESAGYTGMGVVLCALLLLVAVPMTAVARHASGRPLVPGSVRRRGGAPAAVLAGTASASSALVPQMGAPEQPVTEFPVRPARLRAARSAFRLARPSDRG, encoded by the coding sequence ATGTCGTCGCGGCCTCGCGGCTCGGGGGCCCTCGTCGCCCTCGTCGCTCTCTTCACCGCCGGATACCTCGCCCCGTACCTGCTGCCGACCGTCGTCGGCCGCCTCGCCTCGGGTCTCGGCATCGGCCCCTCCCAGGCGGGCCTGGTCGGCTCCGTCCTGCTGCTCGGCTCCTCCACCGCCGGATTCGCGCTCGCCGCGCGCGGGGAGCGGATCGGCCCCCGCACGGCGGCCCGCGCGGGTCTTCTCGCCATGGCGATCGGGTACGGCTCCGCCGCCGCGACCCACGCCGTACCGCTGGTGGTCGCGGGCGCGGTCCTCGGCGGCCTCGGCTCGGGCACGGCCACGGCGGTCGCGGCGGCCGGGATCGCCGGACAGCGCGACCCGCACCGGGCCTCGTCGCTGGGCCTGCTCACGGTCTCGGCGACCGCGGGCGCCCTCTACCTCACGCTGCCGCACCTGAGCGCGGGGCACGCTCCCCCGCTGCTCGCCATCGCCTGCGCGGCGGCCCTGGTGTGGCCGCTGACGGGCCGGCTGCCGGGCGCCGCGCGCGCGGTACGGGAGGCCGCGACGGCCGCAGGCCCGCTGCCCTACCGCCGGGCCGGGGCCGTGCTCGCCGGGGGCATCCTGTGCTGGTCCCTCGCGCAGAACGCGCTCTGGGGCGTGAGCGGCCGGATCGGGCTCACCCAGGCCGGCCTCTCCGAGGTCACCGTCGGCGCGGTCTTCGCGGCGGCGCTCGGCGCCGGGCTCGCCGGGGTCACGGCGGCGGGCGCGCTCGGCTCGCGCCTCGGCCGGGCGGTGCCGATCGGCGCGGGCACCGCCGTCATCGCGGGCTGCGTGCTGCTGAGCTCGGCCGCCGGGAGCCTGGCCTCCTTCGCGACCGGCGAGATCCTGTGGAACGCCGTCTACCCGGTCGTCCTCTCGTACCTCCTGGGCCTGGCCGCCTCCCTCGACCCGCGCGGCCGCTGGGCCGTCCTGGTCGGCTCGGCGTCCTCCCTGGGCGTGGCCTGCGGTCCGGTCGTCGGCAGCGTGCTCTCGGAGAGCGCCGGGTACACGGGCATGGGCGTGGTCCTCTGCGCCCTGCTCCTCCTCGTCGCGGTCCCCATGACGGCGGTGGCCCGCCACGCCTCCGGCCGCCCTCTCGTGCCGGGCTCCGTCCGGCGCCGCGGCGGCGCCCCGGCCGCCGTCCTCGCGGGCACCGCCTCGGCGTCCTCCGCGCTCGTCCCGCAGATGGGCGCCCCGGAACAGCCCGTGACCGAGTTCCCCGTCCGCCCGGCCCGTCTCCGCGCGGCGAGATCGGCCTTCCGCCTGGCCCGTCCGTCGGACCGCGGGTAG
- a CDS encoding carbohydrate kinase family protein — MTTARGDQPQHQAGVDPLVCLREPTDPDCDVFLTGTVFLDIIFTGLDSAPVRGTESWARGMGSSPGGVANMATALARLGLRTSLAAAFGDDHYGEYCWDALEQGEGIDLTLSRTVPGWHSPVTVSMAYEGERTMVSHGHEAPPLDGALPAYPPHARAAVASLVPGRSEDWVEQAARGGAKVFADVGWDDTGHWDLAGLTDLEHCEAFLPNAAEAMRYTRTDCPRAAARALADKVRYAVVTLGAEGAYAVDGATGETAEVPAIQVSALDPTGAGDVFVAGFVTGTLADWPLADRLAFAGLTAALSVQEFGGSLSAPTWGEIAAWWQHVQGHARQDPEALRGRYAFLERLLPAPARPWPLRRAVPTIGFRAAAS; from the coding sequence GTGACCACAGCAAGGGGAGACCAGCCGCAACACCAAGCAGGGGTCGACCCGTTGGTGTGCCTGCGCGAGCCCACCGACCCCGACTGCGACGTCTTCCTGACGGGCACCGTCTTCCTCGACATCATCTTCACCGGCCTCGACAGCGCCCCCGTCCGCGGCACCGAGTCCTGGGCTCGCGGCATGGGCTCCAGCCCCGGCGGCGTCGCCAACATGGCCACCGCCCTCGCCCGCCTCGGCCTGCGCACCTCCCTCGCCGCCGCCTTCGGCGACGACCACTACGGCGAGTACTGCTGGGACGCCCTGGAGCAGGGCGAGGGGATCGACCTGACGCTCTCCCGCACCGTCCCGGGCTGGCACTCCCCGGTGACCGTCTCCATGGCCTACGAGGGCGAGCGGACCATGGTCTCCCACGGCCACGAGGCCCCGCCGCTCGACGGCGCCCTGCCCGCCTACCCGCCGCACGCCCGCGCCGCCGTCGCCTCCCTGGTCCCCGGCCGCAGCGAGGACTGGGTCGAGCAGGCCGCGCGCGGCGGCGCCAAGGTCTTCGCCGACGTCGGCTGGGACGACACCGGCCACTGGGACCTGGCGGGCCTCACCGACCTGGAGCACTGCGAGGCCTTCCTGCCCAACGCCGCCGAGGCCATGCGGTACACCCGCACCGACTGCCCCCGGGCCGCCGCCCGCGCCCTCGCCGACAAGGTCCGCTACGCCGTGGTCACCCTCGGCGCCGAGGGCGCCTACGCCGTCGACGGCGCCACCGGCGAGACCGCCGAGGTCCCCGCCATCCAGGTCTCCGCCCTCGACCCGACCGGCGCCGGGGACGTCTTCGTCGCCGGCTTCGTCACCGGCACCCTCGCCGACTGGCCCCTCGCCGACCGGCTCGCCTTCGCGGGCCTCACCGCCGCCCTCTCCGTCCAGGAGTTCGGCGGCTCGCTCTCCGCGCCCACCTGGGGCGAGATCGCCGCCTGGTGGCAGCACGTCCAGGGTCACGCCCGGCAGGACCCGGAGGCGCTGCGCGGCCGGTACGCCTTCCTGGAACGGCTCCTCCCGGCACCCGCACGCCCCTGGCCGCTGCGCCGGGCGGTGCCCACGATCGGCTTCCGTGCGGCCGCCTCGTAA
- a CDS encoding PhoH family protein — MTQTPTAHDGASLDGKPDQARAHFAVPAKHPMVSLLGSGDALLRVIEKSFPRADIHVRGNQVSAVGDAAEVALIQRLFDEMMLVLRTGQPMTEDAVERSIAMLRASDDGSADGGGETPAEVLTQNILSSRGRTIRPKTLNQKRYVDAIDKHTIVFGIGPAGTGKTYLAMAKAVQALQSKQVTRIILTRPAVEAGERLGFLPGTLYEKIDPYLRPLYDALHDMLDPDSIPKLMASGTIEVAPLAYMRGRTLNDAFIILDEAQNTNPEQMKMFLTRLGFDSKIVITGDVTQVDLPNGTKSGLRQVRDILDGVQDVHFSTLTSQDVVRHKLVGRIVDAYEQYDLRNESRDDSRGEHRRGRNGK; from the coding sequence ATGACTCAGACACCCACAGCCCACGACGGAGCGTCCCTCGACGGGAAGCCCGACCAGGCCCGCGCCCACTTCGCCGTCCCCGCCAAGCATCCGATGGTGAGCCTGCTGGGCTCCGGTGACGCGCTGCTCCGCGTCATCGAGAAGTCCTTCCCGCGGGCCGACATCCATGTCCGGGGCAATCAGGTCAGCGCGGTCGGAGACGCGGCGGAAGTCGCCCTGATACAGCGCCTGTTCGACGAGATGATGCTGGTGCTCCGCACCGGTCAGCCGATGACGGAGGACGCAGTGGAACGCTCGATCGCCATGCTCAGGGCGAGCGACGACGGATCGGCGGACGGCGGCGGCGAGACCCCCGCAGAGGTGCTCACGCAGAACATCCTCTCCAGCCGGGGCCGCACGATCCGCCCCAAGACGCTCAACCAGAAGCGGTACGTCGACGCGATCGACAAGCACACGATCGTCTTCGGCATCGGCCCCGCCGGCACGGGCAAGACCTACCTCGCCATGGCGAAGGCGGTCCAGGCCCTGCAGTCCAAGCAGGTCACCCGGATCATCCTGACCCGGCCCGCCGTCGAGGCGGGCGAGCGGCTCGGCTTCCTGCCCGGCACGCTCTACGAGAAGATCGACCCCTACCTGCGGCCGCTCTACGACGCGCTGCACGACATGCTCGACCCCGACTCGATCCCCAAGCTCATGGCGAGCGGGACGATCGAGGTCGCGCCGCTGGCCTACATGCGAGGCCGGACGCTCAACGACGCGTTCATCATCCTCGACGAGGCGCAGAACACGAACCCCGAGCAGATGAAGATGTTCCTCACCCGCCTCGGCTTCGACTCGAAGATCGTCATCACCGGTGACGTCACCCAGGTCGACCTGCCGAACGGCACGAAGAGCGGTCTTCGCCAGGTCCGCGACATCCTGGACGGTGTCCAGGACGTCCACTTCTCGACGCTCACGTCGCAGGATGTCGTCCGGCACAAGCTCGTCGGCCGTATCGTCGACGCGTACGAGCAGTACGACCTCCGCAACGAGAGCCGCGACGACAGCCGCGGCGAGCATCGGCGCGGCCGTAACGGGAAGTAG
- the ybeY gene encoding rRNA maturation RNase YbeY produces the protein MSIDVNNESGTEVDEQAILDIARYALARMRIHPLSELSVIVVDAEAMEQLHIQWMDLPGPTDVMSFPMDELRPPAKDDQEPPQGLLGDIVLCPEVATQQGKDAPTEHSMDEELQLLTVHGVLHLLGYDHEEPEEKAEMFGLQAAIVDGWRAEKGLTGPSPAPTVS, from the coding sequence ATGTCGATCGACGTCAACAACGAGTCCGGTACCGAGGTCGACGAGCAGGCGATCCTCGACATCGCCCGCTACGCGCTCGCGCGCATGCGCATCCACCCGCTCTCCGAGCTCTCGGTGATCGTCGTGGACGCGGAGGCGATGGAGCAGCTCCACATCCAGTGGATGGACCTGCCCGGACCCACGGACGTCATGTCCTTCCCGATGGACGAGCTGCGTCCGCCGGCCAAGGACGACCAGGAGCCCCCGCAGGGGCTCCTGGGCGACATCGTGCTCTGCCCCGAGGTCGCCACCCAGCAGGGCAAGGACGCGCCGACGGAGCACTCCATGGACGAGGAGCTCCAGCTCCTCACCGTCCACGGCGTGCTCCACCTCCTCGGGTACGACCACGAGGAGCCCGAGGAGAAGGCCGAGATGTTCGGCCTCCAGGCGGCGATCGTCGACGGCTGGCGCGCGGAGAAGGGCCTCACCGGCCCGTCCCCGGCTCCGACCGTCTCCTGA
- a CDS encoding hemolysin family protein: protein MDVSLILGAVALVVVAWLAACAEAGLARVSSFRAAEAVRSGRRGAEKLSQVTADPTRYLNVALLVRVACEMAAGVLVTYACLEAFPETWEALLVAIVVMVLVSYVAVGVSPRTIGRQHPLNTATAAAYVLLPLARIMGPIPQLLILIGNALTPGKGFRKGPFASEAELRAMVDLAEQESLIEDEERRMVHSVFELGDTLVREVMVPRTDLICIERYKTIRQALTLALRSGFSRIPVTGENEDDIVGIVYLKDLVRKTHINRESEADLVSTAMRAAAFVPDTKNAGDLLREMQQERNHVAVVIDEYGGTAGIVTIEDILEEIVGEITDEYDRELPPVQELGEGRHRVTARLDIGDLGELYGLGPDEYDDEDVETVGGLLAKALGRVPIAGAKAVVELPDGRSLRLTAESPAGRRNKIVTVLVEPLEPQEAEE, encoded by the coding sequence ATGGACGTCTCGCTGATCCTCGGCGCCGTCGCGCTGGTCGTCGTCGCCTGGCTCGCCGCCTGCGCCGAGGCCGGTCTCGCCCGCGTCTCCAGCTTCCGCGCCGCCGAGGCCGTCCGGTCCGGGCGGCGCGGGGCGGAGAAGCTCTCCCAGGTCACCGCCGACCCGACCCGCTATCTCAACGTGGCGCTGCTCGTCCGCGTCGCCTGCGAGATGGCGGCCGGCGTCCTCGTCACGTACGCCTGCCTCGAAGCCTTCCCGGAGACCTGGGAGGCGCTGCTCGTCGCGATCGTCGTGATGGTCCTCGTCTCGTACGTCGCCGTCGGCGTCTCGCCGCGCACGATCGGCCGCCAGCACCCGCTGAACACGGCGACGGCCGCCGCGTACGTCCTGCTGCCGCTGGCCCGGATCATGGGGCCGATCCCGCAGCTCCTGATCCTCATCGGCAACGCACTGACCCCGGGCAAGGGCTTCCGCAAGGGCCCCTTCGCCTCCGAGGCCGAGCTGCGGGCCATGGTCGACCTCGCCGAGCAGGAGTCCCTGATCGAGGACGAGGAGCGCCGCATGGTGCACTCCGTCTTCGAGCTGGGCGACACGCTCGTGCGGGAGGTCATGGTGCCGCGCACCGACCTCATCTGCATCGAGCGGTACAAGACGATCCGTCAGGCCCTCACCCTCGCGCTGCGCTCCGGTTTCTCCCGGATCCCGGTCACCGGCGAGAACGAGGACGACATCGTCGGCATCGTGTACCTGAAGGACCTCGTCCGGAAGACGCACATCAACCGCGAGTCCGAGGCCGACCTCGTGTCGACCGCGATGCGGGCCGCCGCCTTCGTCCCCGACACCAAGAACGCCGGCGACCTGCTGCGCGAGATGCAGCAGGAGCGCAACCACGTCGCCGTCGTCATCGACGAGTACGGCGGCACGGCCGGCATCGTCACCATCGAGGACATCCTGGAGGAGATCGTCGGCGAGATCACCGACGAGTACGACCGGGAGCTGCCGCCCGTCCAGGAGCTGGGCGAGGGCCGCCACCGCGTCACCGCCCGCCTCGACATCGGCGACCTCGGCGAGCTGTACGGCCTGGGCCCCGACGAGTACGACGACGAGGACGTGGAGACCGTCGGCGGGCTGCTCGCCAAGGCCCTCGGCCGCGTCCCGATCGCGGGCGCGAAGGCGGTCGTGGAGCTGCCGGACGGCCGCTCGCTCCGGCTCACGGCGGAGTCCCCGGCCGGCCGCCGGAACAAGATCGTCACCGTGCTCGTGGAACCCCTGGAACCACAGGAAGCCGAGGAGTAG